The sequence cgatgTGTCTCGTGGGTGGCACAGTGCTGGCTCAGGCACTGCCTGGTGGGATGCGGGAAGCTGGAACTTACCATGCCTGCCATTGCTTGGCTCAGATCTCGGTGCCCATGGGGCGCACGGTGGAGCTGGTGGAGCTGCTACTCAGGGACCCACAAGTGCAGTTGGCAGGGCTGGCGGCCAGGGACAGCTTGCGCCTGGAGGCGGGGCTCTGTCTCTATGGCAACGACATTGATGAGATGACCACGCCTGTGGAGGCGGCTCTGGTGTGGACACTGGGTAGGAAGGGGcaaggagcagggctggcatGGTGGGGCCTGGGCACCTTAGCAACAGCAGTGAGGAGCACTGCGCACACACCTTGGAGGGGTGGGTGAGCCTGGCATGGGGACTGGAGGCTGGTACAGGGGTGCCAGCTGCCTTGGGGAATGGAGACATGGGGACAGTGAGAGCCCTTGTGGCTGGGGGGGATGGGTTGTGGGGCACTTGGTGTGTGGGGGCCTTGGCTGGGCCCCCAGAGTGCCGGGGCATGGGGGGTTGACCAGGCACCCTGAGGgccgggggtggaggtgggacagGGTTTGGAgcactggtggtgggggggaggggtgccccaCCCCCTAACTTGCCCTGTCTTGCTGCCTGCAGGGAAGCGGCGCCGGCTGGCTATGGATTTCCCCGGTGCCCCAGTCATTGTGCCCCAGATCAAAGGGAAGGTTAAGCGCAAGCGCGTGGGGCTGATTTCCACAGGCCCCCCCATCCGGCCACACATGCCcatcctgagcccggagggcAGGCCCATCGGTAGGTGGGGCGGGCAGGAGCGTGGCGCTTAGGGGGGTGCTTGGGCTTGGCTAGCCCTTCATTAGCCCACTTGCACTGGCCTCCCTTCCCCTCACTGTGCCACAGCccagggggcaggaccctgacccTGGCATGCTTGACGTGGCCATATCCCTGTGTGACAGGCTCCGACCTGCAAAGCTCAAAGCTGGGCCCCACGTCAAGGAGAATGTAACAGCTGCATGTGTGGGGTCTGTCCAGCTGGGCCCCAGCagtggtggggggctggcacaTGTGCCCACACTAACCCACCACTTGTGCTTGCTGTGCCCAGGCGAAGTGACCAgtggctgcccctctccctgcctgaaGAAGAATGTGGCCATGGGCTATGTGGAGGGCGAGCAGAGCCGGGTGGGCACGGTGGTGGCAGTGGAGGTGCGGAAGAAGAGCTGCCCTGCCCTGGTCACCAGGATGCCCTTTGTGCCCACCCGCTACCACATGCTCAAGTGAGATGTGGCTGGCAGCcacgcctcccacccaccccaatcAATCAGCATGCGCCTCTCTTCACCACATGAGAATCCATGTCCCCAATCAGAACTCCCCACAGGACACGGGTGGCCCCACAGTGCCACCCATTCAAGCAAGGCTGGGCCCCACCGGGGCCAAAGAGCCAACGTCCAGCCATGTGCTGCACAGCCAATGCCAAGGGCCTGTGCCAAGTGCCTTCCAGCCCCATCTGAGGCCGATGCCAAACCAGGCCAGTCTGTTGGTTTTCTTGGGGGCGGTGGGCAGCCTCTGAGTGTGCCCTCAGTGTCCAGACATGCTCTGGCCTTGCTGTATGTATGCCACATGCTGCCAGTCAATGGGCTGGCAAGGTGAGAGTCCCTCTGCTGCCCTAGCCCGCCTGGGCATTCCCCCCATTTCTGTAATTGGGCTGTGATTGTCCATTAAAGACCCCCTGACTCCACTCCTGCTCTGCCGCTCGTCTTTACCCACGCTAGGCTGGGGCTGTGCAGTGCCCAGAGGGCACGGCCTGGAGAGCAGTCTCCAGCTGCCATCGCTCATGCCTGGCTTCTGAGTATTCTGGGTCCCCCACTGGCCTGAAGCCCATAACCCCCAGTGGAACctaccagtggcagagctggggagaacaGCTCAGCCTgggcagcccagctcagcccactgGAGACCTAGCCCTTGCACTGGGGTGGCACAgcacactccccccccctccatgagaaagggggagagagatttGGGCACACTGGGGCTGTGGGTGAACCAGGGTGCCTAGGGCCAGTCCTGTGCCAGCAGGGCCCAGCCACAGGCCTGTTCGAAAACAGCTGTGGgggcatgcccctccccccaggccctctccccccagcatggCAGGGCATGCatctgtgtggggggagggatagttcagtgggttgagcagtggcctgctaaacccagggtttagggatctggggggggaaaaaaatctgtctggggattggtcttgctttgagaagagggttggactagatgacctcctgaggtcccttccaaccctgatattctatgattctatgctgcgTGCTCCTGCCCTTGCCCCCATCCCTGCCTGGAAGAGGGTAAGTAGTTCAAGGCAGCTGCTCCAAGTGTCTGAAGAGCAACAGCATCCACCAGCTAGGACAGCATCTCCCTGAGGAGCAGGGGTCCCCTCCTCCAGGGATAGGGTCAGAGACAGTCAGAATGAatgcagtcccccccccccccccccagtaattgAACAGCAGCATAGTTACAGCAGAGGGATTTAATCCAGCCAGCAGGTCACAGGAGGCTTCAGCCAGGGTCTGGCAGAGTGCAGAAGGACAGTAGGTGGCCCTGGGGCTAAAGGCCTGTCCTGGGATACAGGTAATGGGCTCCAAGCCCAGTTGTGCCACCATGTGCCTGCCAGGCCATTAGCCAGGTGCTGCCtctgagccctgccccttcctgggctTGGAGATACCCTTGCTCACTGCACGTGGGGCTGGAAGTACCTGGGTCCAGCTATTCCTACTGCCCTGAGGGGCACCCCGGCCCCTAGGCTGGGTTTGCCATGGGCATGCTGTTCCTGCTCTGATCCCAAGGGCTGGCACCTTGGCAGAGGGCACTGGCCTAGGAAGGCCTCACCTGGACCAGGCAGATGGCACGTGGggtgctgtgtggaagctggtagCATTACTGCCCAGGTGCCAGTGGGCTATCACTCCAACACTGCTATGAGACACAGCGCAGGGCAAGAGCAGCCAGGTGGTGCCCCAAGGCCCCCCACACCACCAAACCCCAGGTGTGGGGGGCAGCTCAGCTCTCTGCTCCCACACTGTGTAACCAGTGGGATGGCGCTGCCATCCTGCCCTGCATCTCCCCTGTGCCCAGGAGCAGAATCCTGCCCCTCTGAGGAGCAGCTGCAGTTGCCTCAGGGGCCAGGGTCACAGGGAGCACAGGAGTTCTAGCAGCAGGGAGTAGGACCTCCCACCTTGCCCGCTGGGGCAGAAAGTGGTACAGGTGCATGAGTCTCAgtccctgggggcagagagggggcttggcagcagggaagggaggtgTTCAGGCAATTTTccctggaaggggctgggggacagGAAGGCTTTTGGCTcatcggggtgggggcagcagtggacaagagttggggggaggggctcagagcagggctcAGGGGCATGTGCTCAGGGAGGATTTAAGCTGGGCACAAGGACCACTGAGGCACAGACTACACACCACCCCCCATGTACACCTGTGGCtgctgcaggggtctgttttgtctggggcaggcagggggaagggctgatgtgcttggggcagtgCAGATGCCCCCAGAAGTGACTGCAGGGGTGAGATGGGAGCTTGCCCTGCCTGAGCGGCTGTGCAGAGGCCAGCTGAGATGGGCACAGGCCAGCTGGCTGTACAGCTCCCTGCTGGCCAGGGGCTAGCCCACAGGTGACATGGCTGCGGTCTCCAACGCAGCGAAAGTGCAAAGCCAGTTTCTTTGGCTGGCAGCGCTGGGGCCCATGGGTGGAGCTGTCCCAGGTATGCCCCTGCCCACCGGCATATCCGTCCACGCCTCACTCTCGGTGTGTCTTCACAGCCTCATTGCTTGAGCTGTCCCTAAAGGAGGGTGAGAAGAGAGCAGGCGCCATAGACAGAGCTTTGGGGCAAATCTCAGACACCTGAGGCTTGGCTCCTGCAGCTCAGAGGCCTAGAGAGCAGTGGGCAGCCCGGGGTCAGAGTGGGAAAGGATGGGTGGAGTCCTCTGGCAGGcaccacacatgcacacagatccTGTGGGGATGGACACTACCAGTGGGCACGCCAACCCACACACCCCGCTGCAGTTGCCTGGGCACGAGAGCCACCACTGGGGTGACCCCCGCCCAGGACAGGCGTGGCAGGGCTCCCCCTGCTGACAGGGAAGGAGATGCCGGGGCTGGGCTTCTGCCCGTCTCAGAGCCCCGCATTCTGGCACTGCACAGGCCAGGACCAGCTGTTTCTGAGGTCTGGGGCTGCACTTGGAGAAGGAGCCTTATGAACTGGTGAGGTGGGGAAGGCCAGAGTCCAGGCCTGTGAGCCCCCTGCTGAGTGGCGCAAGACTGAACAGCGGGAAGCACTCACCACGTGGGGAAATATGAGGCACCAGCGGGGGTTCCTCCGTTCTGGCCACCTCTGCCTGGAAACAAGGCGAAGGAGcagtcagggtggggccaggcaggGCTCATAGCTGGGGGCAGGCAACAGGCACCTTGCTGAGGGATACTTGGGAGATGCCTAGCAGTAGCTCTACATGCCACAGCCAGGCCAGCacctgattccccccccccccccctcgataCCAGGGAGCTGCTGGGCACAAGCCAGCCccttccatgctgcctgggggAGGACCTCTGCCTGGGCAATGGCGCAGTGCTCCTGGATTCTCCTCTGGGCCGGGTGGGGGCCCACAAGCAGCCAGGGACGTGCAGGGGTGTGTGCCCTAGCCCTCGCTGCCCCCTTCCAGCCTGTAGGTGAGACAGCGTGAAGAAGAGCACCATGTCCTGCCCCTGGTGGACTCACCCACTCCCCAGGGTCACTCAGCCCCATGTGCACCAGGGCAAGGCGCACAGAGACATGGGCGCAGCATCCCCTGTCCAGATTCCACAAGGAATGGCTCTGAAGCGTGGCACTATGGGACGAACCTGTGCACAACAGGCCATTGGGAGAGGGTGGGAAGCCAATCTGAACAGGCTAGCTGCCCAGACAAGCCCAAGAGAGCCTGAGCGCTACTCCCCAGCAGTGTTATAATTCGTCCACGGTCCGTCTCCCCACCCCATGGCCAGGCCCAGCAGCAACCCCTGCCCTATGCCTTACATAGCTCGGAGCCCCAGTTCTCCCTgacagctggagccaggcccactCAGTCTGTGGGGCGGGCAGCTGCTagggcagggcctggcacaaGGTGCCTAGGctgctctgcccaggtatgcTTCTAGGATCTGGGTGccagggacagggctggctccaaccCCAGACCCCCAAAGTACTTGGGACTGCCCAGGTCAGGCAAGATCGCCACAGGCACGGTACTTTGGGCAACGGTCCATCCTCCAGGGCTCCCCATTCAGAGCTGGCCCCTCACTGGGGGGGCCAGGAACCAGAAACCAGGGGCCACTCTGGGGGCCGGGTCACACCACATTCCCCATAGCATAGCCCAGTCAGTACCTGAGCGTCAGCCCTGCCCGGGGCAGGAGGTTCAGTTCGGTCGGTACTTGGCCAGCAACCCAGCCCAGCGGGGGATTCAGTTCGGGTCAGCACCGGGACGGCAgtctggcccagggctgggggattcGGTGTCCGGCCAAGGGTTTGGTTCAGGTCGGTACCTGGTCGGCGGCCCAGCCCGGGGGTCCGATTCGGAaccagggcagcagcagagctcaaCCCAGGGATTTCGGGTCGGTACCTGTCTGGCAGCCCAGCCCAAGTGTTCGGTTTGACCCGACCAGGGGGGTTGATTCAGCCCGGTTTGCTCGGTACCTGGGCGGCAGCACAGCACAGCTCGGGGCGGGTTCAGTTCATCCCGGGAGATGGGGCCCGTACCTGGGCAGCAGCACAGCCGGGCCCGCAGGGTGGGGGACTCGGGCCCGGCCCGGGGGCTCCGTTCGTCCCGGTCGGTACCTGGGCGGCAGCACAGCCCAGCCCGGGGGGTTCGGTTTGGCCCGTACCTGGACGGCAGCAGAGGCGGCTGACGCGACCTCCGTGGAGCCGCCAGGCTAGGTGGATGCCCAGCAAGCTGAggcccagccagagcagcagcagctggaagagCGCGGCCCGCAAGTCCTGAGCCGCCCAGTCGGCCGcgaactcctgccccagccaggccaggccccGCAGAGCCCGGCCCGGCGCCTCCCAGCCCAGCCACGGTGCCGCCATCGCCCTGCGCAGGCGCCAATAGAGCACTGCACTGCCTCCCCTCCTCTCTGGAATGGGAGCACCCCGTGAACCTGTCCCGAGACAGTgagcagagccgccgcagcccaccccctcctcccacagcccaccccactggccccgccccttccctcacAGCCCGCgttcccccccccgcacctgtTCCGCCCCTCCGCTCATaacctggcccccacctgcagtGGCCttgcacctcctcccacactgacCCCCCGGTCCCCCGGAcctccccgctcggccccgcAACTGGTCCCACTCCTCCTCCCACAACTCGCCCGCCCCTGCactggcctggccccgcccctcccagctcAGCACCAGATATCACAGCGGGGGAGggacagtgggagctgcatgATGCCAGGTGGTCCCCTTTGCCAGGATACAGTCCATAGGTGCCATTGCTGCGGGTTACCAGACTTCCCCTTCAGCTGTACACAGCCCCTAGCGCACTgcgccaggccctgggctgggcactcggacagggtgggaggggatgtgtCTTTGCTGAGGAGGAAGTCCTGGCTGTGTCTAGACCATGCCCTCCCTACACACTCCAGcgttcctgctgctcctgcaccAGCCCGTGCCCTGGCGGCGCTCTGGCAGAGCTCCGGTATCCCCGCTGTCCGCgtacccccctgcccccaagcggAGCTCTGGTGACGGTGACCCCACTGCCCGTGGCTCAGGCGTGTCTGTGCCTTTAAGAGGCTGAGCCGGGAGGTAGCTGTTCCTCGACTTGCCGTTTCCTGCTATCCTCCTTGAGCTTCTTCTCAGGCGCTTGTGTGGGCATCGGTTGGCTGGGTAAGTGCTGACCCCGCGCCCAGCTGGGCCAGGCAGGTTCGCCAGCCTCCCCCTTTGGGCATGAACCCTAGCAGCCGTGTTATCCCCACCTCTGGGCTGGTTCTGGGCAGGGAGCGGTGTCCGGTGGctggagcagagggctgggaggcaggTTCTGTCCAGGGCCCTAGAGGGGCTGAGCGTGGCCTGGTTGTGCGGGGCCTTGCTTGCCCTCTGCCCATGGGGACAAGACCCAGGCACGGGGCAGGGATGTTTCTGCCCCCATATGCGTGGGCTCCTGgcacctgccccctcctcctaCTGGCATCACTTTGCAAAACCCCTGCCCTGGTATCCCCAGGACCTTGCTGCTGTGCTGTGCTCTGGCTAGCTTTGTGCCCTGCAGGCCCCCATAATGCGATATGCAGTGGGGTGTGTGGCAGACCCCTGCCCATGCCGGGCGGGTGTCTAGAGGAGTTCCCTTCCTGCTGCATGGTGCCCAGCCCCACCTGACCCAGCAGGTGTGCTGTGCCTGGGCAGCGGGGTACCAGCCAGTCTGAGGGAGGCTACTGACTGCTCCAGTGGCCTTCATGCCAGCAGCTTCTTGTGCCATGTGCCCAACTTCTGCTAGGGTGGGTTGGTCTTTGCTGCCCCAGGACAGGGCAGCGCTGTGCCCGTAGCTCCATCAGGCTGCAGTGAGGTGCTGGGATGAGGGTGCTGCCAAGCTAGCCTTGGGGGCTAGGAAGGGATTGGCcccagctcccttccctcagCCACAGTCTTTGCTCCCATATGTCCCTGTGTGGCAGGCGGGCTTCCTGCATGGCATGGGGCGTGGCACGGGGACCGTCTgaggctgctgccccaggatTGGGGAGCTCATGGAATGCagccaacttccagccattggcagcagctcccctccccctcccattgctgGCCTTTCACTTTCACTTTCCTGACAGTCACAGGGCTGGGTCTGCTGAGGCGGGGCTGAGCTAGCGTGCCAGGATAGCGCTGCCTTTCCCTCCTAATGGCCAAGCCCCTAGCTGCGTTAAACCTTATGGAGCCAGGCCTCTGCCGGGAGATGCTGGAGATGGGGTTGGAGCCCCTGAGCCTGCCAACCTGTGGCAGGGAGCATCCACCACCTCATGGGGTGCATTCCAGCATCCTGAGCGCCCGCTGCCCCCAGTGCTGCCCTGGTACAGCCAATGGGCTGGCCCTTtctggctgcagccctgggtgACATCTGTGATGCCCCTTGGGTGCTCTGCACCATGGCTCTAGCCCAGCTTGGGTGCCAGCTGCCTGCCAGGCCCTGCcaatctcccccatccctccggACAGGCTCTGCTGCCCACAGCCGTGTGTTAGCTGCCAGCTCTGGGACCCAGAGAGAGGAGCTGCCCACCCacagctgggggctgggctggagctggacaGCTCTagggggcccagggcagcctGGCTGGCTGCGTGGAGCATCCTGCTGCCCTTTTCAGCCAGGAATGGAGCTGATGTGGAGCCACTAGCCCCAGTGGAGGATCAGGAGCagggcccaggagtcctggcttccagcctggtTCTTTTCTCATGCAGGGCTGGACACAGCCGCACCCACCTCACCCACATCTGCACTGGGCAGAAGCAGCATGAGGCGCTCCGAGAGCCTGGGCGAGATCGATGAGGGCCTGTACTCGCGGCAGCTGTGAGTGCTGGGCCTGGAGATCAGGGGGCACCTGGGGTCAGCCAAGGAGCATGCCGGGTGCAGTGTCCCAGTGTGGGTGTGATGGGGCGGGGCTAGTGCGACAGGGCCGTGGTgggagaggggccaggggcaCTGGTGTGGCGGGGACATGTTGGAGTAGGGGCTGTGCCAGCTGCATGTTCTCTCCCCCACACGCCCACTGTGCTTGTCCCATAGCTACGTGCTGGGTCATGAAGCCATGCGGAGGCTGGCAAAAACTGCCGTGCTGGTGTCGGGGATGAAGGGCCTGGGTGTGGAGATTGCCAAGAACATCATCCTGGCTGGGGTGAAATCAATCACTGTGCATGACCCGGGCAATGTCCAATGGAGTGATCTCTCCTCGCAGGTACctgaggtgggggggcagggcttggggtccCTCCTCTCTGGGGGCATGTACCTCCCAGCCTTGACTGGTCTGTGTTCATCCTGCGTTCTGGGGCTGGGATGCCACCAGGGCCCAAGCACGCCCATCTACTTGCCTGGTGCCAACCtgtcagcagcagctgccactcaGGAACTGCTCTGGTGGAGACCAGGGCACTGAGAGGGACTCCGCTTCTGACGAGAATTGCACCACAACTAGCGACAGGCGTTTCTCCACAGTAGCCCTGTCCTGCCTCTGCAATTGGCGGCAGTGATTACAGGAGTGCTCAGTGACAGCCTCACCTGCTGACTCCCTGCAGctgtcccccccccaaacccgACAGAAGCCGCATTAAGCCTGAGTGCTTCCAAGTCCAATCCCGTCCCCAGCGCCTGGCTCTCCCAAGTACAGGGGAACGCCAAGAAgatccagccctgcacagatgtGGGGCCACAGTTtgaccccatcccctcctggcCCTGTACTGCCAGCCCGCTTTGACCTGGCCACggactggggtggggcaggcccaAAGAAGGGGATTTTTAACAACCCATGTGATTATTACTTTCTCTCCTAGCCGGGGTGGGCACAGGCtggctcagccccagccctcgGGTATTGTTCAGTTTAACCTCCTGACCAGGTTCAAGCGCTTAGTTTGGGGATCCTCACCCCAGCCAGGCTGGGTTTTCCCTTCAGTCCCTGTTGGGGCTCTCGGCCATAGCACCGTGCAGCTCAGGGTCAGTTTCTGTCTGGGAATTTCTCTGGCTTTTCAAACAGcctgggctggggtagggctggTGCTGTGCAAAGGGGAGATCTGGATGTGGGGAGCCCTCTCCCTAAATCCCCTGGTCTCTTCTTTGTAAGGgctccccctgcaccagccccgctCTCCAGAGTGCTTGCTGAGGGTGTGGGGAGCCAAGGCTGCAGTGCCATGGGCAGCCTGTGCAGCCCTGATGCTCAAGGCCAGCTGCTAATGTCCCCCGAAGCAATGGGTGGTGCCCAGGTGAGCACTGCGACTGGGGAGGCACGAGGGGGCTGTGTGCCACGTGACCAAAGCTCAGCCCATTGGTAAGGAGGCTGCGGCCGTGTCCCGTCACAGCAGAGGAGGGTTTCTCCTGGCCATGGGGTGGGGGCACTCCTCATGTGGGGCTATCTCTGCAGTTCTTCCTGTCTGAGAGCGACGTGGGCCGGAACCGAGCCGTGGCCTCCCAGCAGCGCCTGGCAGAGCTCAACAGCTATGTGCCTGTGACAGCCTACACCAGGGAGCTGTCCGAGAGCTTCCTGGCAGCCTTCCAGGTGAGATTGGGCCGTGGCTCGGGCACCCACATCTGTGGGCTTGCAGGGGCCTCAAGCAGGCAGGAGCTGGGTCCAGGCTGCCGGTgtggggcagctgggagctgagaCTTGGCAGGTGTCACTCAGCTTCTGGAAACGGCCAGCATAACCAGCCTcagtctggggggcagggggaggatccACAGCTGAGTCCGAGGGTggcgggagctgggggcggggtgtctGAGGGGCAGTCTGGGTTGGGGTCCCAGCTGAGCCTGGTGGGGCAGTCTGGGGTGGGGTCCCAGctgagctagggttgccaggcatccgttttttgactggaacgcccGATTTAAAAGAGACCCTGGTGATTCTGGTTGGTACCGCTGATCAGATCATTAAAAGTCCTgttggcgcagggctggcaggctccctaccttgCTCTGCGTGGCTCTTagaagcggccagcacattcAGCTCTTAAGCATGGGGTGGCCATGGGGGCTCCACACTCTGCCcgcgccccgagcactggctccgcagctcccattggccgggaactgcggctaatggaagctgcaggggcagcgcctgtgggcagaggcagcatgcggagccccctgtggctgcccctgcacctgggAGCCGAGGGACATGCCAACTGtttccgggagccgcctgaggtctgcgccacccggagcccgcaccctgaaccctctcctgtgtcccaaccccctgccccaggcctcagcaccctcctgcaccccaaacccctcatccctggccccacctcagagccggcaccccccagccggagccctcaccccctcccacaccccaaccccctgccccagccctgtgaaaggaagtgagggttggggagagcgagcaatggggggaggggagaatggagtgAGAAGGAGGCGGGGCCTCAGATAAcgggtggggcaggagcagggcttcaaggaaggggcaggcagggcaagtgtgtttggttttgtgtgattagaatgTTGGAAACCCTAAGCTGAgcccaggggggcggggaatctGGGGAGTGATCCCACCTGAGGCCGGGGTGGCAGGGAGTCTTGTGCTGGCTCCCAGCTGAGGGCTGGCTGTAGCTTTTGGAGTTTCTAAACAAGCAGTTTTGGGATTGCTTCTTCCTGCAAAGAACAATCCAGGTATTTACTTAGGGCTTGCACAAACGGCTATGTGAGCACCCCCTTGTGGGCCTTCAGCACACTGACCCATCTAGCTGGCACTGCCCAGCGGCTGGCAGGGGAAGTGAAGTTCCCATCTAGCTAATGCCAAAGCCAGTTGAGTGGCTGTGAAGTGGCATCTGGGAAACGTGCTGGCCCAGGGGGTGTGGCACTGTGCTTG is a genomic window of Chrysemys picta bellii isolate R12L10 chromosome 7, ASM1138683v2, whole genome shotgun sequence containing:
- the TCTA gene encoding T-cell leukemia translocation-altered gene protein isoform X2; amino-acid sequence: MAAPWLGWEAPGRALRGLAWLGQEFAADWAAQDLRAALFQLLLLWLGLSLLGIHLAWRLHGGRVSRLCCRPGRGGQNGGTPAGASYFPTWDSSSNEAVKTHRE
- the TCTA gene encoding T-cell leukemia translocation-altered gene protein isoform X1, producing MAAPWLGWEAPGRALRGLAWLGQEFAADWAAQDLRAALFQLLLLWLGLSLLGIHLAWRLHGGRVSRLCCRPGTGQTEPPGLGCAAAQVPTGTNGAPGPGPSPPPCGPGCAAAQAEVARTEEPPLVPHISPRGTAQAMRL